In Anaerolineales bacterium, a genomic segment contains:
- a CDS encoding amino acid ABC transporter ATP-binding protein — MIRIENVVKRFGALEAVCGVNLEVKRKECVVIIGPSGSGKSTLLRCINRLEEYDQGRITVDGIPLDTAENINAVRAEVGMVFQGFNLFMHLTALENITLAQRIIRKRDRAESERVARELLEKVGIPDKAKCYPAQLSGGQQQRVAIARALAMNPKVMLFDEPTSALDPEMINEVVDVMEKLAFEGMTMVVVSHEMGFARAAADRVIFMDEGQFIEEGEPEALFSRPRQARTKDFLGKVLHVHAQ, encoded by the coding sequence ATGATCCGCATCGAAAACGTGGTCAAGCGCTTCGGCGCGCTGGAAGCGGTGTGCGGGGTGAACCTCGAGGTGAAGCGCAAGGAATGCGTGGTGATCATCGGCCCCTCGGGATCGGGGAAATCCACCCTCCTGCGCTGCATCAACCGGCTGGAGGAATACGACCAAGGCCGCATCACCGTCGACGGCATCCCGCTCGACACGGCCGAAAACATCAACGCGGTGCGGGCCGAGGTCGGGATGGTCTTCCAGGGATTCAACCTGTTCATGCACCTGACGGCGCTGGAGAACATCACCCTCGCCCAGCGCATCATCCGCAAGCGCGACCGGGCCGAGTCGGAGCGGGTGGCGCGCGAGCTGCTCGAAAAGGTCGGCATCCCCGACAAGGCGAAGTGCTACCCCGCCCAGCTTTCGGGCGGCCAGCAGCAGCGGGTGGCCATCGCCCGGGCTCTGGCGATGAACCCCAAGGTGATGCTGTTCGACGAGCCGACCAGCGCCCTGGATCCGGAGATGATCAACGAAGTGGTGGACGTGATGGAAAAGCTGGCCTTCGAGGGGATGACGATGGTGGTCGTCTCGCACGAGATGGGCTTCGCACGCGCCGCGGCCGACCGGGTGATCTTCATGGACGAGGGCCAATTCATCGAGGAGGGCGAGCCCGAGGCGCTGTTTTCCCGCCCGCGGC